In the genome of Fimbriimonadaceae bacterium, one region contains:
- a CDS encoding tRNA-binding protein, with translation MQEINWPDFEKVELRVGTVVAAEAFPEARKPAYKLTVDFGSEIGTRRSSAQITVHYTLEELVGCQVVAVVNFPPKQIGPFISECLVTGFADENGDVVLARPDKPVPNGSKLF, from the coding sequence ATGCAAGAGATCAATTGGCCCGACTTCGAAAAGGTCGAGCTGCGCGTCGGAACGGTTGTCGCCGCCGAGGCGTTTCCTGAGGCCCGCAAACCCGCCTATAAGCTCACTGTAGACTTTGGGTCGGAGATCGGCACGCGACGTTCCAGCGCCCAAATCACCGTGCATTACACGCTTGAGGAGTTGGTGGGATGTCAGGTTGTCGCGGTTGTGAACTTCCCGCCAAAGCAGATCGGACCGTTCATTTCCGAATGTCTTGTCACCGGTTTTGCCGACGAAAACGGCGATGTTGTGCTCGCCCGTCCGGATAAGCCGGTTCCAAATGGGTCAAAGCTGTTTTGA
- a CDS encoding FHA domain-containing protein gives MNDPGRTQMLSADPNRTQMGTAPSLDPNKTMMGTAPSLNATQTIKPVQCPVCKTFNPAGMICCVECGLIFEMSLDGDAFGAPAVQLPVLVDQSGREYPIRPGQNTIGREGDIQINEPKASRRHAQVTLDGETLTIEDLGSTNGTTLNGTKLSQGSAQPLNAGDSINIAGFEMKLSMPGATNKTAVVSANKTAAISAAPRVEQPPAFLVGESIEAPLKSGINTFGRKSDNDVQIADGYISGKHGLIELADDGIYITDTGSTNGTMLSGAKLSPNMRTKMSEDDEIQIGALVFRVKVSEVAE, from the coding sequence ATGAACGATCCCGGAAGAACCCAGATGCTCAGCGCAGACCCGAACCGAACCCAGATGGGAACGGCACCGTCGCTCGACCCCAATAAAACCATGATGGGGACCGCGCCCAGCTTGAACGCAACCCAAACGATCAAGCCGGTGCAGTGTCCTGTCTGCAAGACCTTCAACCCTGCAGGGATGATCTGCTGCGTCGAGTGTGGGCTTATTTTTGAGATGTCTTTGGATGGCGATGCGTTCGGCGCGCCCGCAGTTCAACTGCCAGTTCTGGTGGATCAGAGCGGGCGTGAGTATCCGATCCGGCCTGGGCAAAACACGATCGGACGGGAAGGCGATATTCAGATTAACGAGCCGAAGGCGAGCCGCCGTCATGCTCAGGTCACTCTTGACGGTGAAACCTTGACCATTGAGGATTTGGGGAGCACAAACGGCACGACTTTAAACGGCACAAAGCTCTCTCAGGGCAGCGCTCAACCTCTCAACGCAGGCGACTCGATCAACATCGCCGGGTTTGAGATGAAGCTTTCTATGCCGGGAGCAACCAACAAAACGGCTGTGGTTTCGGCGAACAAGACGGCGGCAATCTCAGCCGCGCCAAGAGTGGAGCAACCTCCCGCGTTCTTGGTCGGAGAGAGCATCGAAGCGCCGCTAAAGTCCGGAATCAATACCTTTGGACGCAAATCGGACAACGATGTACAGATCGCCGACGGCTATATCTCGGGCAAACATGGCCTCATCGAACTTGCTGACGACGGGATTTATATCACCGACACTGGAAGCACCAACGGAACGATGCTTAGCGGAGCAAAGCTAAGCCCGAACATGCGAACGAAAATGTCGGAGGATGACGAGATCCAAATTGGAGCGCTCGTCTTTCGTGTCAAGGTTTCCGAAGTCGCCGAATAA
- a CDS encoding MarR family transcriptional regulator — protein MTKVQLGQAQKEAWGSFLVAHSRLTKAIDAALLAEDLPSLEVYDVLLALEDAPDQRLTMSDLANAVVFSRSGLTRLVDRLEQQDLVRRCAHPRDRRSLYAVLTPTGLKKREESWPRYAELIHEHFGRFIPNEEAQAMRDALKRATSAHVNSDEAAREPSITGESPAKR, from the coding sequence ATGACCAAAGTCCAGCTCGGCCAAGCACAGAAGGAAGCATGGGGCAGTTTTCTCGTCGCCCATTCACGATTGACGAAGGCCATCGATGCGGCCCTGCTTGCGGAGGACCTTCCCTCACTCGAAGTCTACGACGTGCTCCTGGCGCTTGAGGACGCTCCCGATCAAAGATTGACCATGTCCGATCTTGCAAACGCGGTGGTTTTCAGCCGAAGCGGGCTTACTCGGCTTGTGGACCGTCTGGAGCAGCAGGACTTGGTCCGGCGGTGCGCACATCCCCGAGATCGGCGCAGCCTTTATGCGGTTCTCACACCCACAGGATTAAAGAAGCGCGAGGAGAGTTGGCCGCGCTATGCGGAGCTAATTCACGAGCACTTCGGACGCTTTATTCCTAACGAAGAGGCCCAGGCAATGCGCGATGCCTTGAAACGTGCGACCTCTGCGCACGTAAACTCAGATGAGGCAGCGAGAGAGCCGAGCATTACAGGAGAATCCCCCGCGAAACGATAA
- a CDS encoding rhomboid family intramembrane serine protease, producing the protein MSVLSDFQSNARRLGAPVTVALVVLIIVTFLAQFVAPKSFPIRDWAYFTVDGISRPWSLLSYPFAANEIFSVLFAALWLWGIGASVEREMGSVRFGISWAAFSVLSALCLFVGARIVGVDAPLAGAWVALGAVTVIWGTRNPDAPLTLLFVLPLTGRWIAWLAGVFAFFSTDAKLALFAALPLILAYFFAANKLPLAFTKGAARPFQKSQGATKVRGAGVYSQEYFDEVEKREREREEKERLKKLFEKSLIQDPDAKEE; encoded by the coding sequence ATGAGCGTCCTTTCCGATTTCCAATCCAACGCTCGCCGACTCGGCGCGCCCGTGACCGTAGCCCTTGTTGTCCTCATTATCGTAACTTTCTTGGCCCAGTTCGTTGCTCCGAAAAGCTTTCCAATCAGGGATTGGGCTTACTTCACTGTCGACGGAATTTCCAGGCCTTGGTCGCTGTTGTCCTATCCCTTCGCTGCGAATGAGATATTCAGCGTGCTCTTTGCGGCATTGTGGCTTTGGGGCATTGGAGCCTCGGTCGAGCGAGAGATGGGTTCGGTCCGATTCGGAATCTCATGGGCTGCGTTTTCGGTTCTTTCAGCTTTGTGTTTGTTTGTTGGAGCAAGAATCGTTGGGGTTGATGCACCGCTAGCCGGAGCATGGGTGGCTCTTGGCGCAGTCACCGTGATCTGGGGAACTCGAAATCCTGACGCCCCTCTCACGCTTTTGTTTGTGTTACCGCTGACCGGTCGTTGGATCGCGTGGCTCGCGGGGGTTTTCGCGTTCTTTAGCACCGATGCGAAGCTGGCTCTGTTTGCCGCCTTGCCCCTCATCCTCGCATATTTCTTTGCCGCGAACAAGCTGCCTTTGGCTTTCACCAAGGGTGCAGCACGACCTTTCCAGAAATCTCAAGGCGCAACGAAAGTGCGCGGCGCTGGAGTGTATAGCCAAGAGTACTTCGACGAGGTCGAAAAACGGGAACGTGAGCGGGAAGAGAAGGAACGGCTTAAGAAGCTGTTTGAAAAGAGCCTGATACAGGACCCTGACGCAAAGGAAGAGTGA
- a CDS encoding Stp1/IreP family PP2C-type Ser/Thr phosphatase — translation MEEITAEYATESLIAPVELRYRPKVTVACKTDLGRVRENNEDKMEFFIPEDDASLASKGMVFVVCDGMGGHEAGQIASELACKTFIDVYLNHLGADPENAIRDAVRAGNRFILDIAHAVPSRRGMGTTLSAMILIQDSAYVGQVGDSRVYRLRGEELTQLTTDHTWVEDVVSAGMMSREDAERHQYRHVLTRAVGTEANVVCDISRHEVEVGDLFLLCSDGLLNHVPDELIREHLMNFSPSEATWRLVGRALMEGGSDNTTVMIVRIDELEEPSES, via the coding sequence ATGGAAGAAATTACTGCCGAATACGCCACCGAGTCTCTCATCGCGCCCGTGGAACTGCGCTACCGTCCCAAGGTCACAGTTGCCTGTAAGACCGATCTGGGGCGCGTTCGCGAGAACAACGAAGACAAGATGGAGTTCTTCATTCCAGAGGACGATGCCAGCTTGGCTTCCAAAGGAATGGTTTTTGTTGTTTGCGACGGCATGGGCGGACATGAGGCAGGACAGATCGCCAGCGAACTGGCCTGTAAGACGTTTATCGACGTTTATCTGAACCACCTTGGCGCTGACCCGGAAAATGCGATTCGAGACGCTGTGCGAGCCGGGAATCGATTTATCTTAGATATAGCCCATGCAGTTCCCTCTCGACGTGGCATGGGAACAACGCTCAGCGCGATGATTCTCATCCAGGATTCGGCCTACGTTGGACAGGTTGGCGACTCGCGGGTTTATCGACTGCGCGGAGAGGAACTCACCCAGCTCACCACTGACCACACCTGGGTCGAGGACGTGGTGTCGGCGGGCATGATGAGCCGTGAGGATGCCGAACGTCACCAGTATAGACACGTCCTCACGCGAGCAGTTGGAACGGAGGCGAACGTCGTTTGCGACATCAGTCGACACGAAGTTGAAGTCGGCGACCTTTTCCTGCTGTGTTCGGACGGATTGCTCAACCACGTACCAGACGAACTCATTCGAGAACATTTGATGAACTTCAGCCCGAGCGAGGCGACCTGGCGACTGGTTGGCAGAGCGTTAATGGAGGGTGGAAGCGACAACACGACGGTGATGATCGTGCGGATTGACGAGCTTGAAGAGCCGAGCGAATCGTGA